TCCGAGCTCGATGAGGCACGCGAGAAACTGGAAGAGGCCGGCTGTGATGTCATCGCGATCCATCAAGTCGGCGACGTGATCCCGGACGTTATCTTTCAGGTAGCCAAGGAGTTCCAGGTCGCCTTCATCGTGATGGGGTCCCATGGGCACGGCATGGTCCACGAAGTGTTGTTAGGCAGCGTCTCCGCCTCGGTGTTGCGTAAAGCGCAATGCCCGGTCATGGTCGTTCCAACCCCCAAGCCGGACGAAGACGAGGGTTCAACTGTACTCGGGCTTGAGAACTGGCAAGAGATTCGACAACTGCCATAGCTCAGCCGCTCGAAGAATCCATCCTTCAACTCCGCGCAGGAAACGATTCCGCCAGCAAAGGCACAACGATGATTTCGGCAGCCCCGCCCCACTTGACTGAAGTCCCAGCCCTAGCCGCCGGAAAAGCTGCTCCTGTACTGGTGCTGATCTTGTCCGCACGGGGCTCGCTGCCGCAGCAGACCCTAGACTGGATCCCATACTGGGTGTCCAAGAAACCCCAGCACTCGACGCGGTCCAGCCAGATCGAGCTGCCGAGCACGAGTCATCCCACGGACGATATCGAGAAGTTTGTCTTGGACGTAGTGATCGAGGCGAGACAGTGTTACGACACCCCGATCCAGATCGTGCTCGTCGGCCATGACCAGATGGGCTCCGCCGCGGTGCGATTGGCATCAAGGTACCCCGACCTCGTATCGTCAGTTGTCGCATTCGGGGCACGGGTTGCAGACATCAGTGAGGGCTCAGGCGGGTTTGCTGTGCCAGTCTTTCTTGTTGCCGGGAGCAATGATCACGAGACGGCCGAGGACAATCGCCAGGCCCTATCGGTCTATCCTGAATCCATCCATTACGAAGTGGTCTGGGGGGCGTCCAGAGCGTTCTCAGAACTCGCTTCAGCGATACGCCTGTCGTTCCTCCTAAGAGATTGGTGCAAACAAAAACGCGGACAGAACCTCATCTTGCCCGGCAACATGGGGAAGCGCTTCGCAACAGATCACGAATTCGAGTCACAGATACAAACAAGACTGCCGCACCGCATGAGGCAGAGAAGGTTCACGGTTTCAGAAGCCGAATCTCGCAAGAAGGCCGACCACAAGGCCGGCCGTTCAAGCTCGGTTCGTCGCCAATGGCACCCCACTACCCGATCGGCAGACGTGCTGAAAGAACCCGTGCCGTCATGATGCACTGCGAATGCCAACAGCCCATACCGACCCTAGGAGCAACAGCAATGAACCGAATCGCAATGAATCTACTCGCCTGCCTGCTCCTGCTCATGTCACCTGGTTGCAGAAGTACCGATGCCCCTACCGAAGGGCACCAGGCAGAAGTCACGGAAGTACTTGAGCCGTTTGAATGCGGGACAATCACGCGTCTGCACACCTACCAAGGCGTCTTCCTGGCCAGCCAGCCCTCACCTGAAGACCTGGAACAGGCAAAGGCGGGCGGTGTTGTCACAGTCGTTAGTCTCAGGCATGCCTCGGAACACCCCGATTTCGACGAGAAGCACTTCGTCGAGGGTCTAGGACTGCGCTACATCAACATCCCATGGAATGGAGCAGACGAGTTGACAGACGCGGTCTTCGATCGCGCCAGGGACGTCCTTAGAAACGAACACCGACCAGTTCTCATGCATTGCTCATCGGCGAATCGGGTCGGCGCGGTATGGCTGCCGTGGCGCGTCCTGGATGGCTGCATAGAGTTTGAGGAGGCGCTAGCCGAAGCCAAGATCATTGGGCTGAGGAGTCCGGCCTACGAAGAAGCTGCGCGAGCGTACATTGAGCGAATCAGACGATCGCATTGAAACGAGCACTCCAATGGCCTAAGATCAAGAGTCGCCATGAGGGCAATATCCTCGTATTCTAGATAAGAAAACATGTCATGGTAAGTGAACAAGAACCACATTCGGCATTGGACTTCGAAGACTCAGACGAGGTTGATCCGACGCCGGGCTGGATCCCGTTTGTGTGCCTGATTGCGATTGTTCCAATACTCCTGATGCTCATTCTTGTTGCTGGATACTTCTTCTTGTAGGAGGGACTATTGATTATGCGGCGAGATTGAAACATAGAAGTCAAGATCCCGCTATCTCACGAGACACCTGGGCTGGCAACCCCTTGAGAAAATGCCACCACGGATGAGCGAGATCAGAAACACACTCATCGTCGCTAAGAAAGAACTCCCAAATGACGAACGAACAACGCCAGACGCTGCTTGATCTACTCGCCACCGCCTACAACATGGAGCTAGAGACCGTCTGCAACTACCTGTCACAGTCGATCAACCTTGATGGCTTCCGAGCCAAACACATCAAGGACGCTTTAGCGATGGACATCCAGGAAGAGTTGGGGCATGCAACGCTGCTGGCCAAGCGGATCAAAGTGCTGGAAGGAACTGTGCCGGGGAGCCAATCGCTGAAGATGACCCAGGACGCGATGCAGCCCAATGGGAATGCGCTGGATGTCGTCGCAGTGATCGAGGGGGTCATCGCGGCAGAAGAAGGTGCCGTCGAGCATTACCAGAAGATTATTGATGCGGCGGGCGGGATCGACCCGGTGACCGAAGACCTTGCGATCACGATCAAGGGTGATGAAGAAGAACATCGTCGGCTATTCAAGGGGTTTCTCGCTGAAGCAGAGGCGGGCTGATGACCGAGGATGACGTTCATCTTAGCCGGTGTAGTTGATGGCGATACAATCGGCAGGACGCCGCGCCAAACTCACACAGGGTGATGGACGATGGGGCAAGACAAGGTACCGACTCGCGTTGCTGCGGAAGCATCCGGCCACGATGCCAGGCAGTGTGTTTTTTCTGCGCGGGCGATCACGAAGACCTATCACGTCGGGGAGGTGGATGTCCATGCGCTGCGCGGGGTGGACCTCGACCTCTATGCTGGCGAACTCGTTGTGTTTCTCGGCCCCTCGGGGAGCGGCAAGTCCACTTTGCTCAACATCCTCGGCGGGCTGGACCTGCCGACCGCGGGCACGGTTCACTATGTGGACGAAGACCTGACGGCCTACCGCGACAAGCAACTCACCCTCTTTCGCCGTAATCACGTCGGGTTTGTCTTCCAGTTCTATAACCTGATCCCGAGCCTGACGGCGCGAGAGAATGTCGCGCTGGTAACTGATATCTCCCCGGACCCGATGAAGCCGGCGGACGCGTTAGAGATCGTGGGCCTAACCGATCGTATGGACCACTTCCCGGCCCAGCTTTCGGGCGGGGAGCAGCAGCGCGTAGCGATCGCAAGGGCGATCGTGAAACAGCCGGAGGTCTTGCTATGCGACGAACCGACGGGTGCGTTGGACGCCAAGACGGGGATCATCGTGTTGGAAGCGATCGAACGGGTCAACCGTGAGCTTGGCACGACGACTGCGGTGATCACGCACAACGCTGCAATCTCGGCGATGGCGGACAGGGTGGTGTCGCTATCGGGGGGAGCGATCTCGGAGATTATAGAAAATACTGACAAGCGGCCGGCTGGAGAGGTGACCTGGTGAAGGCGCTGCACCTTAAGCTCCTGCGTGATGTTGCGCACCTGCGTGGCCAGGCGGCGGCGATCGGGTTGGTCATGGCCTGCGGGGTCGCGACGTTTGTCATGTCGTTGAGTCTGCTCGACTCGCTGACAGGCACACTGGACGCCTACTACGAGCAGAACCGATTCGCCGATGCCTTTGCACACATGGAGCGTGCCCCACTCTCACTGGCCGACCGCGTCGCGGAGACCCCGGGCGTCGCGCATGTCCAGCCGCGTGTCGCCGAGCGGGTGACGCTGGATATGCCTGACATGATCGAGCCCGCCTCGGGGCAGATCGTCTCGCTACCCGACGACCCGGACGCAGGGCTGAACCGGCTCTATCTCCGGGCGGGTCGATTCCCCGAAGGCAAACGCTCGCTCGAGGTGCTGGTCAGCCAGGGCTTCGCCCATGCCCACGGGCTCAACCCTGGCGACACGATCCCCGCGGTGATGAACGGCCGGCTCGAGCACCTCCGTGTCGTGGGCATCGCGCTCTCGCCCGAATACATCTACCTCATCAGCCCGGGAAGCATGTTCCCCGACAAGGCCCGGTTCGGGGTGTTCTGGATGGCGCGTGACGAGATGGAGGCGGCCTTCGATATGGAGGGCGCGTTCAACGACGTGCTGCTCTCGCTGACCCCGGGAGCGTCGGAGCCCGACGTGCTGGCACGCGTCGATGAGCTGACCGAGCCCTACGGCGGGCTAGGGGCGTACACACGAGACGACCAGGTATCCCATCAGTTTGTCGACAACGAGATCTCGGAGCTACGCGGCATGACGCTGATCGTCCCGGTGATCTTCCTCGGGGTCGCGGCGTTCCTACTAAACATCGTGCTGGCAAGGATGATCGCGACGCAGCGCGAGCAGATCGCCGCACTCAAGGCCTTGGGTTACTCGCAGGCCGAGATCGGGCGTCACTACCTGGGTTTCGTTCTGATCATCAGCGGCCTGGCCGTCGTCGTCGGGTCTGCCGCCGGCGCGTGGATGGGCCATGGGCTGACGGCACTCTACATCGAGTTCTTCGACTTCCCGTCATTCCAATACACACTGCACCCACGTGTGATCATGCTGGGTGCATCGGTCAGCGTCGCTTCCGCGACGATCGGGATCGCCCACGCCCTACGTGCGGCGATGCGCCTGCCACCCGCCGAGGCGATGCGGCCTCAGGCCCCGATGTCGTTCCGCCCGACGGTCCTCGAACGCCTGGGCCTGCACCGCGTGGTCCCTGTCGCGGTCCGCATGGTCCTGCGGCAACTCGAGCGCCGCCCCATGAAGACCGCGTTCTCCGTCCTAGGTATCGCCTTGGCCGCCGCCGTCCTTGTTGTCGGCTCGTTCACCCAGGATGCCATCGACTACATCTACGACTTCCAGTTCAACCGCGTCCAGCAGTACGACATGGATGTGGTCTTCGCCGGTCAGACCGACGAAGATGTGGTCGCCTCAACGCGCCACCTCCCCGGGGTCTTGGCGGTCGAGCCCTACCGGCCGGTCGCAGTACGCATCCGTCACCGTCAGGTCGATCGGCGCATCGGCCTTATCGGCCTGTCGCGCTCCGACGGGCTGTACCAACTCATGGACATGAGCGGGGAGCCCGTCACGCTGCCCGAGCACGGGATTGTCCTCTCCAGCGTCCTCGCAGACGTCCTCGGCGTCCACGTAGGGGACAGGGTCTGTGTCGAGGCGCTCGAAGGACGTCGGCCTGAGTTTGATGTCGAGGTCACCGGTGTCATCGATGACTTCGCCGGACTCACCGCCTATATCGACTTGGGCGAGATGAACCGTCTTATGCGCGAACCCGGGACGGTCGGCGGGGTGTATCTCACCGTCGACGAAGCAGAGCTCGACACGGTCTATCGCAATCTCCAAGATGCGCCAAGCGTTGTCGCCGTCAACACGAAGGCCGCCACCGCACAGAACTTCAAAGAGACCCTCGCCAAGAACATGGGGCTGATGCAGCCGTTCCTCATCGGGTTCGCGGTCATCATCGCCTTCGGTGTTGTCTATAACAGCGCCCGGATCTCGCTATCGGAGCGCAGCCGTGACCTCGCGACACTTCGGGTTCTTGGCTTCACCCGGCGTGAAGTCTCGGCGATCCAGCTCGGAGAGTTGGCGATCATCACCGGGCTGGCCATCCCCGCCGGGCTCGGGCTGGGCTACCTCCTGGCATGGTTCACCGCCACCGCGACGGCGAGCGAACTCGTCCGCATCCCATTTATTATCAGGACCAGCACTTTTGTCTTCGCCGCGTTGATCGTTGCGGCAGCTTCACTGGTCTCCGGCCTTGTCGTCCGCCGGCACCTGGACCGGCTCGATATGGTCTCCGTCCTCAAGTCACGGGAATAGTGCACCTATGCCAAAGCCTATCAAATGGACCTTGATTGTTGTGATCGCGCTTGCTGTGCTGGCGGGAGTGGCCTTCGTTCTACGCCCGCAGCCGGTTCCCGTCGAGGTCGCTGTCGTTACAGTGGCCCCGATGCGGGTGTCGGTCGACGAAGAAGGAAAGACACGAATCCGAGAACGGTACACCGTCTCCAGCCCGCTCGCGGGCCGGCTTCAGCGGATTAGGCTCGATGCTGGCGACGCGGTCGAGGCGAATCAGACCCGTTTAGTCGTGATTGATCCGACCGACCCGGCGCTGCTCGACCCACGCGCAATGGCAGAGACCGAGGCCCGCGTCCGCGCGGCAGAGGCGGTGGTCGGCCGGGCCGAGGCCGAGTTGGAACGTGCCCGTGTCGCACTCGCGTTCGCCACCGACGAACACACCCGGGTCCAGGCGATGTTCGAGTCCGGGGCCGCCAACGCACACGACCTTGAACAAGAAGCAACGCGCGAACGCACGGCCGCTCAGGAACATCGTGCCGCCGAGTTCGGTAAGGAGATTGCCCAGTACGAGCTCGAAGTGGCACGCAGCGCGCTCCAGTATGCTCAGTCTGGCGAAGGGTTCGAGGGGCTCACCCAGATGTCCATCTACTCCCCGATCGACGGCGCGGTGCTGCGTGTTTTCCAGCAGAGTATGGCTGTCGTCGCAGCCGGCGAGCCGCTAATCGAGGTCGGAGACCCGCGCGATCTCGAATTGGTGATCGATGTACTCTCCACCGACGCGGTCAACATTCACCCCGGCCAGCACGTCCTGATCGAGCACTGGGGCGGCGATCATACGCTTGAAGCCGTCGTGCGCATCGTCGAACCCTCAGCCTTCACCAAGGTCTCCTCGCTTGGGATCGAAGAGCAACGTGTCAACGTCATTGCCGACTTCGTCACACCAGCAGACCAGCGCAACACCCTGGGTGACGGTTTCAGAATCGAGGCGGGCATCGTTATCTGGACGACTGATCAAGCCCTCCAGATCCACACAAGCGCCACATTCCGAGATGGCGGAGAGTGGGCGGTCTTTGTGATTCAGAACGGCCGGGCAACACTTCGCCAAATCGAAATCGGGCGGCGCAATGGCGAGACGACACAAGTCATCTCGGGCCTGGCCGAAGGCGATCGCGTCGTCCGCCATCCCAGCGATTCAATTACCGAAGGGGTCCGTGTAGTAGAACGGGATCGCTAGGCATCTTGTGCGATCCTGTTAAGACCCCGCCTCAGCTGCTTGTGGATTTCGACAGCGCAAAGTACGGTAGTCGCCAACAGCGCCAGCACGGCCCACTGATGCAAAGGAACCGGTTGCGTGTGCAGTAATGCCTGCATGGGCGGCCAATACATCGCGAGCAGGTGGATCAGGAACGCAGTCAACACACCCGCCATCAGCACCGGGCTTGCCCACGGCGGGCTCGCGAATGCGGACCGTGTCTCAGACCGGCAGTTTGCGATGTGTACGTTCTCAAACAAAACCCACAGCAGCAGCACGGCGTTCTGAGCTTGCTCCAGCGGCCAGCCCATATGCAACATCCATGCGAATGCACCAAACCCAACACTCCCCATTGTTGCTGCCGACACAACAACGCGGTGAATCATCAGCCGGTTGAAGATCGGTTCTTGGGAAGGACGCGGTGCCCTGCGGAGGATGCCGGGTTCGCCAGGCTCGAATGCCAACGCGACATCCTGGATCCCGTTGGTCACTAGGTTCAACCAGAGCAGCTGGACCGGCAGCAGAGGAAGGGGCATCCCGAACAGTACGGACATGACAACTAGAACCATCTCGGCAACACCGGTCGAGACCAGGAGCTGTATGACCTTTCGGATGTTGTCGTACACCACACGGCCTTCTTCGATACCGGCGACGATGGTGGTGAAGTTGTCGTCGCTGATGATCAGGTCCGCGGCCTGGCGTGCGATATCGGTGCCCCGGAGCCCCATGGCCACGCCGATATTCGCCTGACGGAGTGCCGGCGCATCGTTCACCCCGTCCCCTGTAACCGCAACAAAATGCCCCAGGCGCTGAGCGGATTCCACAATCCGGAGCTT
The sequence above is a segment of the Phycisphaeraceae bacterium D3-23 genome. Coding sequences within it:
- a CDS encoding universal stress protein, coding for MRKILVPIDFSSVTARSLQVAQELAKTLFAKIILLAVNDTSLDHDPGERIPATSELDEAREKLEEAGCDVIAIHQVGDVIPDVIFQVAKEFQVAFIVMGSHGHGMVHEVLLGSVSASVLRKAQCPVMVVPTPKPDEDEGSTVLGLENWQEIRQLP
- a CDS encoding ferritin-like domain-containing protein, which gives rise to MTNEQRQTLLDLLATAYNMELETVCNYLSQSINLDGFRAKHIKDALAMDIQEELGHATLLAKRIKVLEGTVPGSQSLKMTQDAMQPNGNALDVVAVIEGVIAAEEGAVEHYQKIIDAAGGIDPVTEDLAITIKGDEEEHRRLFKGFLAEAEAG
- a CDS encoding ABC transporter ATP-binding protein: MGQDKVPTRVAAEASGHDARQCVFSARAITKTYHVGEVDVHALRGVDLDLYAGELVVFLGPSGSGKSTLLNILGGLDLPTAGTVHYVDEDLTAYRDKQLTLFRRNHVGFVFQFYNLIPSLTARENVALVTDISPDPMKPADALEIVGLTDRMDHFPAQLSGGEQQRVAIARAIVKQPEVLLCDEPTGALDAKTGIIVLEAIERVNRELGTTTAVITHNAAISAMADRVVSLSGGAISEIIENTDKRPAGEVTW
- a CDS encoding FtsX-like permease family protein, producing MKALHLKLLRDVAHLRGQAAAIGLVMACGVATFVMSLSLLDSLTGTLDAYYEQNRFADAFAHMERAPLSLADRVAETPGVAHVQPRVAERVTLDMPDMIEPASGQIVSLPDDPDAGLNRLYLRAGRFPEGKRSLEVLVSQGFAHAHGLNPGDTIPAVMNGRLEHLRVVGIALSPEYIYLISPGSMFPDKARFGVFWMARDEMEAAFDMEGAFNDVLLSLTPGASEPDVLARVDELTEPYGGLGAYTRDDQVSHQFVDNEISELRGMTLIVPVIFLGVAAFLLNIVLARMIATQREQIAALKALGYSQAEIGRHYLGFVLIISGLAVVVGSAAGAWMGHGLTALYIEFFDFPSFQYTLHPRVIMLGASVSVASATIGIAHALRAAMRLPPAEAMRPQAPMSFRPTVLERLGLHRVVPVAVRMVLRQLERRPMKTAFSVLGIALAAAVLVVGSFTQDAIDYIYDFQFNRVQQYDMDVVFAGQTDEDVVASTRHLPGVLAVEPYRPVAVRIRHRQVDRRIGLIGLSRSDGLYQLMDMSGEPVTLPEHGIVLSSVLADVLGVHVGDRVCVEALEGRRPEFDVEVTGVIDDFAGLTAYIDLGEMNRLMREPGTVGGVYLTVDEAELDTVYRNLQDAPSVVAVNTKAATAQNFKETLAKNMGLMQPFLIGFAVIIAFGVVYNSARISLSERSRDLATLRVLGFTRREVSAIQLGELAIITGLAIPAGLGLGYLLAWFTATATASELVRIPFIIRTSTFVFAALIVAAASLVSGLVVRRHLDRLDMVSVLKSRE
- a CDS encoding HlyD family efflux transporter periplasmic adaptor subunit, coding for MPKPIKWTLIVVIALAVLAGVAFVLRPQPVPVEVAVVTVAPMRVSVDEEGKTRIRERYTVSSPLAGRLQRIRLDAGDAVEANQTRLVVIDPTDPALLDPRAMAETEARVRAAEAVVGRAEAELERARVALAFATDEHTRVQAMFESGAANAHDLEQEATRERTAAQEHRAAEFGKEIAQYELEVARSALQYAQSGEGFEGLTQMSIYSPIDGAVLRVFQQSMAVVAAGEPLIEVGDPRDLELVIDVLSTDAVNIHPGQHVLIEHWGGDHTLEAVVRIVEPSAFTKVSSLGIEEQRVNVIADFVTPADQRNTLGDGFRIEAGIVIWTTDQALQIHTSATFRDGGEWAVFVIQNGRATLRQIEIGRRNGETTQVISGLAEGDRVVRHPSDSITEGVRVVERDR